The genomic interval GCATCGGGAGCGAGAGGATGCGGTCACAGAGCCGCTCGGTCTCCGGCAAGTCGGGCACCCCGTCGAGATAGGACCGCATCGCCGGTGTCTGGTGGACCGGCGGGTCGTAGTGAACGCCGGTCCCGATACCCTGCTCTTCCAGCGCGGCTCGTAGTTCGTCCCGGTCGGGCACCTGGACGACGAAGAGGTGGTACACGTGCGAGGCGTCCTCGCGCTCGGTCGGGAGTTCGACCGCGTCCACGTCGGCCAGCCGGTCGCGATACCGCCGGGCCGCCGCCGCCCGGTCGGCGTTCCAGTCCGCCAGATGCGAGAGCTGTTCGATGCCGACGGCCGCACTGACCTCGTCGAGCCGGTGGTTCAGCCCCAGCCGCACGTGGTTCCCGTCGGCGTCGCGCCCGTGGTTGCGGAGCTCTCTGGCCGCCCGAGCGAGGTCGGCGTCGTCCGTGACGAGCATGCCGCCGTCGCCGGCGACGGTCATGTTCTTCGAGGGGTAGAAGCTGAAACAGCCGGCGTCCCCGAAGCTGCCCACCGGGTCGCCCCGGTAGGTCGCGCCGTGGGCCTGACAGCTGTCCTCGAACACCCGCAGGTCGTACCGCTCGGCGATGGTCGTAATCGGGCCCATCGCCGCCGGCTGACCGTAGAGATGGACCGGGGCCACCGCGGCCGCGTCCTCGTGGGCCGCGGCCTTCCGGGCGAGGTCCGTCTCGTCGATGGTGTAGGTCTCCGGGTCCACGTCGACGAACACCGGTTCGGCACCGAGCTCGACGACGGGGCTGACCGTCGCGAAGAAGGTGTGTGACGGGACCAGTACAGTGTCCCCGTCACCGATGCCGGCGGCCTTCATGGCGAGGTACAGCGCCGCTGTCCCGCTGCTGACACCGACGGCGTGACCGACGTCACAGGTGTCGGCGAACTGTTCTTCGAGCGCTTCGACGCGCGGACCTTTGACGTACCGACGCGAGTCGAGCACCTCGGTCGCACTGTCGACGATATCGTCGTCGACGTATACATCTGTAAACGGGACCTGTTCCGTCATCAGAGACGGCTAACGGAGAGCGACCTATTGTTATAATGACCGTTCGATATCGAGGCGAAACTGGGCAAATAGATTAGTTCAGAAAGGTGTGTAAAATCCCGCGAATTCGGGTGGGTGCTTTCCAGCTGAAAACACCATACGAAACAGAGATATTGGGAAAAATTTGGCGTTTGTTTGGGTCGCTATCTTGGGAAATTGATAACAAAATAGACATATTAGAGTTCGGCCCGATTTCGCCGAATAGTTGACTTTCCATACACTATTGTCCTACTAACTTTTCAACTATTCTTCGAAGCCGCTGGTATGGGAGTGCAAGCCACCTCGGAAGACGCCATCGTCGTCATCTCGAATCAGGCGCCGGCGTCGGTGAACATCATCCGGTCACTGGGCCGCCGTGGCGTCCGGACTATCGGCGCAGCCGACAGGACTCGGACGCCGGCTATCGCGTCGCGGTACTGCGACGAGTCGGTCCAGTTGCCCGACCCGTTCTCGGACATCCACGCGTATCGGGACGCGCTGCTCGACCTGGCCCGGCGGCCGGACGTTCGGACCATCGCGCCCGTGCGCGAACCTGACGTCTACGTCCTCTCGAAGTACCGCGACGCCTTCGGA from Halomicroarcula saliterrae carries:
- a CDS encoding DegT/DnrJ/EryC1/StrS family aminotransferase, yielding MTEQVPFTDVYVDDDIVDSATEVLDSRRYVKGPRVEALEEQFADTCDVGHAVGVSSGTAALYLAMKAAGIGDGDTVLVPSHTFFATVSPVVELGAEPVFVDVDPETYTIDETDLARKAAAHEDAAAVAPVHLYGQPAAMGPITTIAERYDLRVFEDSCQAHGATYRGDPVGSFGDAGCFSFYPSKNMTVAGDGGMLVTDDADLARAARELRNHGRDADGNHVRLGLNHRLDEVSAAVGIEQLSHLADWNADRAAAARRYRDRLADVDAVELPTEREDASHVYHLFVVQVPDRDELRAALEEQGIGTGVHYDPPVHQTPAMRSYLDGVPDLPETERLCDRILSLPMHPRITDEEIDRVCAAIRGFYE